Proteins encoded by one window of Kwoniella dendrophila CBS 6074 chromosome 9, complete sequence:
- a CDS encoding thioredoxin-like protein 4A, producing MSYFMTHLHSGWHVDQAILVEEDRVVAIRFGHDHDEQCMALDETLYGVSEKVQNFAVFYLVDITEVPDFNKMYELYDNCSLMFFYRNKHIMIDLGTGDNNKINWAITDKQELIDIVETVYRGASKGRGLVVSPRDYSTRQKGRAN from the exons ATGTCCTACTTTATGACCCA CTTGCATTCCGGATGGCACGTCGACCAAGCCATTCTCGTAGAAGAAGATCGTGTCGTGGCTATACGGTTTGGTCATGATCACGATGAACAGTGTATGGCTTTAGATGAAACTCTATATGGAGTATCGGAAAAAGTACAGAATTTTGCTGTTTTCTATTTGGTCGATATAACGGAAGTACCTGATTTCAACAAGATGTACGAATTGTATGACAATTGCTCTTTGATGTTCTTCTATCG TAACAAACACATCATGATTGATTTGGGTACCGGTGATAACAACAAGAT AAACTGGGCTATAACCGATAAACAGGAA TTGATCGATATTGTGGAGACAGTATATAGAGGAGCTTCTAAAGGTCGTGGTTTGGTTGTTTCCCCTCGAG ATTACTCAACTCGTCAAAAAGGCAGAGCAAATTAA
- a CDS encoding peptidyl-tRNA hydrolase has translation MSSIRMDGFLPPIVISVIAFALGYQVNSILSNRPNPSLLTPTDSASSKSKNVKSSSSSSVSGRSIKSASGSDGGTDTESDEEDSQAALESELGATKFSSSEEMKLILVVNDELKMTKGKIAAQAGHATLACALTLKEANPRLFRAWQNQGQPKIALRCANTEELEILAAQARSLNLCARTIRDAGRTQVAPGSKTVVGIGPGPARLINTVTGKLKLL, from the exons ATGAGCTCGATAAGGATGGACG GATTTCTTCCACCAATCGTTATATCAGTTATAGCATTTGCATTAGGATATCAAGTGAATTCAATCTTATCTAATCGACCAAATCCATCATTATTAACACCAACCGATTCAGCTTCGTCCAAATCAAAAAATgttaaatcatcatcatcatcttcagtatcaGGTAGATCAATAAAATCTGCAAGTGGATCAGACGGTGGTACAGATACagaatcagatgaagaagattcacaagctgctttagaaTCTGAGCTAGGCGCAACAAAATTTAGTAGttcagaagaaatgaaattaatTTTAGTtgtaaatgatgaattaaaaatgacaaaaggtaaaattgctGCTCAAGCTGGACATGCTACTTTAGCTTGTGCTTTGACGTTAAAAGAAGCTAATCCAAGA CTTTTCAGAGCATGGCAGAATCAAGG TCAACCTAAAATAGCATTACGTTGTGCAAATACAGAAGAACTTGAAATTTTAGCTGCTCAAGCTAGATCATTAAATCTTTGTGCTAGAACCATTAGAGATGC TGGTAGAACTCAAGTCGCTCCAGGTTCCAAAACAGTAGTCGGTATTGGACC CGGTCCTGCAAGACTTATCAACACAGTCACAGGAAAACTCAAGCTCTTATAA